Proteins encoded together in one Amblyomma americanum isolate KBUSLIRL-KWMA chromosome 1, ASM5285725v1, whole genome shotgun sequence window:
- the LOC144124929 gene encoding uncharacterized protein LOC144124929: MAPPRAPGASLFRHAGLPLNSSKCRFARLQIRILGHVVDATGVHPDPAKIRAVKDFPEPRFCNDVRSFSGLCSYFRRFVPADIARPLSDLLKKDMTVTWGPLQENPFGALISKLITSPVLAHFDVAAPT; this comes from the coding sequence ATGGCTCCTCCTCGCGCCCCAGGCGCCTCCCTGTTCCGTCATGCTGGCCTGCCgctcaactcctccaaatgcCGTTTCGCGCGTCTTCAGATCAGAATCTTGGGCCATGTCGTCGATGCCACAGGTGTTCACCCTGACCCAGCTAAGATCCGAGCCGTGAAAGACTTCCCGGAGCCGCGTTTCTGCAACGACGTACGGAGCTTCtcggggctgtgctcctacttccgccgattCGTGCCCGctgacatcgcccgccccctcagtGACCTGCTAAAAAAGGATATGACTGTCACCTGGGGACCCCTACAAGAAAACCCCTTTGGCGCTCTAATCTCGAAGCTCATCACCTCGCCCGTCTTGGCCCACTTCGATGTGGCCGCTCCCACTTAA